From Ailuropoda melanoleuca isolate Jingjing chromosome 8, ASM200744v2, whole genome shotgun sequence, a single genomic window includes:
- the CD34 gene encoding hematopoietic progenitor cell antigen CD34 isoform X1 produces the protein MLVGRGARAGRGMPRGWTALCLLSLLPSGLTGMEIMTVATTGPIPQATTSAVSANASNQEASTLSPLGSTTPYLVSQESNGTTAASSETTVNITSTSEITPVPGTMNSSVQTQTSLASTVTSVPTSFATSDVTLKPSLLPGNVSDPPYNSTSLETTSPTEHSTSFSLTPSTIKGEIKCSQVKEVKLTQGICLELNETSSCEDFKKDNEEELTQVLCEKEQAEAGAGVCSLLLAQSEVRPHCLLLVLANRTELSSKLQLLEKHQSDLKKLGIQAFAEQDVGSHQSYSRKTLIALVTSGILLAVLGTTGYFLMNRRSWSPTGERLGEDPYYTENGGGQGYSSGPGASPEAQGKASVNRGAQENGTGQATSRNGHSARQHVVADTEL, from the exons ATGCTGGTCGGCAGGGGCGCGCGCGCGGGGCGCGGGATGCCGCGGGGCTGGACCGCGCTCTGCCTGCTCAGTCTGCTGC CCTCTGGGCTCACAGGTATGGAAATCATGACAGTTGCTACCACAGGACCAATCCCCCAAGCAACGACATCAGCTGTTTCTGCAAATGCATCCAACCAGGAAGCCAGCACGCTGAGTCCTCTTGGAAGTACCACCCCGTACCTTGTCTCTCAGGAGAGCAATGGGACCACAGCAGCCAGCTCAG AGACTACAGTCAATATCACATCTACCTCTGAGATCACCCCAGTGCCTGGGACCATGAACTCTTCTGTCCAGACACAGACTTCTTTAGCTAGCACAGTAACTTCTGTCCCAACCAGCTTTGCAACTTCAGACGTGACCTTGAAGCCTAGCCTGCTACCTGGAAATGTTTCGGATCCCCCATACAACAGCACCAGCCTTGAGACAACATCCCCCACTGAACACTCCACATCATTTTCTCTTACCCCAAGTACCATCAAG gGAGAAATCAAATGCTCCCAAGTCAAAGAAGTGAAATTGACCCAAGGTATCTGCCTAGAGCTAAATGAGACCTCCAGCTGT gAGGATTTTAAGAAGGATAATGAAGAGGAACTGACCCAAGTCCTGTGTGAGAAGGAgcaggctgaggctggggctggggtgtgcTCCTTGCTTCTGGCCCAGTCTGAGGTGAGGCCTCACTGCCTGCTGCTGGTCTTGGCCAACAGAACAG AACTTTCCAGTAAGCTCCAACTTCTGGAAAAGCACCAGTCTGACCTGAAAAAG CTGGGGATCCAAGCCTTCGCTGAACAGGATGTTGGGAGCCACCAGAGCTATTCCCGCAAGACCCTGATCGCACTGGTCACCTCAGGGATCCTGCTGGCTGTGTTGGGCACCACTGGCTATTTCCTGATGAACCGCCGCAGCTGGAGCCCCACAGGAGAAAGGCTG GGCGAAGACCCTTATTACACGGAGAACGGTGGAGGCCAGGGCTATAGCTCGGGCCCTGGGGCCTCCCCTGAGGCTCAGGGAAAGGCCAGTGTGAACCGAGGGGCTCAGGAGAACGGGACCGGCCAGGCCACATCCAGAAACGGCCATTCAGCAAGACAACACGTGGTGGCTGATACGGAATTGTGA
- the CD34 gene encoding hematopoietic progenitor cell antigen CD34 isoform X2 — translation MLVGRGARAGRGMPRGWTALCLLSLLPSGLTGMEIMTVATTGPIPQATTSAVSANASNQEASTLSPLGSTTPYLVSQESNGTTAASSETTVNITSTSEITPVPGTMNSSVQTQTSLASTVTSVPTSFATSDVTLKPSLLPGNVSDPPYNSTSLETTSPTEHSTSFSLTPSTIKGEIKCSQVKEVKLTQGICLELNETSSCEDFKKDNEEELTQVLCEKEQAEAGAGVCSLLLAQSEVRPHCLLLVLANRTELSSKLQLLEKHQSDLKKLGIQAFAEQDVGSHQSYSRKTLIALVTSGILLAVLGTTGYFLMNRRSWSPTGERLELEP, via the exons ATGCTGGTCGGCAGGGGCGCGCGCGCGGGGCGCGGGATGCCGCGGGGCTGGACCGCGCTCTGCCTGCTCAGTCTGCTGC CCTCTGGGCTCACAGGTATGGAAATCATGACAGTTGCTACCACAGGACCAATCCCCCAAGCAACGACATCAGCTGTTTCTGCAAATGCATCCAACCAGGAAGCCAGCACGCTGAGTCCTCTTGGAAGTACCACCCCGTACCTTGTCTCTCAGGAGAGCAATGGGACCACAGCAGCCAGCTCAG AGACTACAGTCAATATCACATCTACCTCTGAGATCACCCCAGTGCCTGGGACCATGAACTCTTCTGTCCAGACACAGACTTCTTTAGCTAGCACAGTAACTTCTGTCCCAACCAGCTTTGCAACTTCAGACGTGACCTTGAAGCCTAGCCTGCTACCTGGAAATGTTTCGGATCCCCCATACAACAGCACCAGCCTTGAGACAACATCCCCCACTGAACACTCCACATCATTTTCTCTTACCCCAAGTACCATCAAG gGAGAAATCAAATGCTCCCAAGTCAAAGAAGTGAAATTGACCCAAGGTATCTGCCTAGAGCTAAATGAGACCTCCAGCTGT gAGGATTTTAAGAAGGATAATGAAGAGGAACTGACCCAAGTCCTGTGTGAGAAGGAgcaggctgaggctggggctggggtgtgcTCCTTGCTTCTGGCCCAGTCTGAGGTGAGGCCTCACTGCCTGCTGCTGGTCTTGGCCAACAGAACAG AACTTTCCAGTAAGCTCCAACTTCTGGAAAAGCACCAGTCTGACCTGAAAAAG CTGGGGATCCAAGCCTTCGCTGAACAGGATGTTGGGAGCCACCAGAGCTATTCCCGCAAGACCCTGATCGCACTGGTCACCTCAGGGATCCTGCTGGCTGTGTTGGGCACCACTGGCTATTTCCTGATGAACCGCCGCAGCTGGAGCCCCACAGGAGAAAGGCTG GAGCTGGAACCCTGA